The genomic segment TTTGCGCGTGCGGTAAAACGCTTCAGCGAAGCAGCCTTATCGATATAGATGCTCGTGATCTTGAGCTCGTCGATATCGGCGCCTTCGTTGTGTTCCGCATTCGCGATCGCAGACAGCACGACCTTCTTGACGATACCCGCCGCCTTCTTCGGCGAGAACGTCAGAACGTTCAGCGCCTTGTCGACCGGCAAACCACGAATCTGGTCAGCCACAAGGCGCGTTTTCTGCGCCGAGATGCGGGCACCGCGATGAATTGCTTTCACTTCCATCTTGATAGCCCCTTATTTCTTGGCCTTCTTGTCGGCCGCGTGACCCTTGAACGTACGGGTCAGTGCGAACTCGCCAAGCTTATGGCCGACCATGTTTTCCGTGACGTACACCGGAACGTGCTGACGGCCGTTGTGAACAGCGATCGTCAGGCCGATGAAATCCGGCAGAATCGTCGAGCGACGCGACCAGGTCTTGATCGGCTTCTTGTCGCGCGTAGCTGCTGCCGACTCAACTTTCTTCAGCAAATGAGCGTCGCAGAACGGACCTTTTTTAGCAGAACGTGTCATTGCCTACTCCTTAACGCTTGTGACGGCGCTGGACGATCATGCTCGTCGTGCGCTTGGTGCTGCGGGTACGATAACCCTTCGTCGGCGTGCCCCACGGGCTCACCGGATCGCGACCTGCAGCCGTCTTGCCTTCACCACCGCCGTGCGGGTGATCGACCGGGTTCATTGCAACGCCGCGCACCGTCGGGCGGATACCGCGCCAGCGGTTTGCGCCAGCCTTGCCGATTTGACGGAGGCTATGCTCTTCGTTGCCCACTTCGCCGATCGTCGCGCGGCACTCGACGTGCACGCGGCGGATTTCGCCGGAGCGCAGACGCACCTGAGCGTAGACGCCTTCACGAGCCAGCAGCATTGCCGACGTACCAGCCGAACGCGCGATCTGCGCGCCCTTGCCCGGCAGCATTTCGACGCAGTGGATCGTCGTACCGACCGGAATGTTGCGGATCGGCAGCGTGTTGCCTGCCTTGATCGGCGCTTCCGAACCGGACATCAGCGGTGTACCAACCGTCACGCCCTTCGGCGCAATGATGTAGCGACGCTCGCCGTCTGCGTACAGAACCAGCGCGATGTTCGCGCTACGGTTCGGGTCGTACTCGAGACGCTCGACCTTTGCCGGAATGCCGTCCTTGTTGCGACGGAAATCGACGATACGATAGTGCTGCTTGTGACCACCGCCCTGGTGACGCGTGGTGATACGGCCGTTGTTGTTACGGCCCGCCGACTTGGATTGCGAGTCGAGCAGCGCAGCGTGCGGCGCGCCCTTATGCAGATCCTTGTTGACGATTTTGACCATCGCGCGGCGACCCGGCGAGGTCGGCTTAACTTTCACGATTGCCATGATTACTTGGCCTCCGCTTCAAAGTTGATTTCCTGGCCGGGCTTCAGG from the Caballeronia sp. NK8 genome contains:
- the rplB gene encoding 50S ribosomal protein L2 is translated as MAIVKVKPTSPGRRAMVKIVNKDLHKGAPHAALLDSQSKSAGRNNNGRITTRHQGGGHKQHYRIVDFRRNKDGIPAKVERLEYDPNRSANIALVLYADGERRYIIAPKGVTVGTPLMSGSEAPIKAGNTLPIRNIPVGTTIHCVEMLPGKGAQIARSAGTSAMLLAREGVYAQVRLRSGEIRRVHVECRATIGEVGNEEHSLRQIGKAGANRWRGIRPTVRGVAMNPVDHPHGGGEGKTAAGRDPVSPWGTPTKGYRTRSTKRTTSMIVQRRHKR
- the rpsS gene encoding 30S ribosomal protein S19 produces the protein MTRSAKKGPFCDAHLLKKVESAAATRDKKPIKTWSRRSTILPDFIGLTIAVHNGRQHVPVYVTENMVGHKLGEFALTRTFKGHAADKKAKK
- the rplV gene encoding 50S ribosomal protein L22, which translates into the protein MEVKAIHRGARISAQKTRLVADQIRGLPVDKALNVLTFSPKKAAGIVKKVVLSAIANAEHNEGADIDELKITSIYIDKAASLKRFTARAKGRGNRIEKQSCHITVTVGN